A genomic window from Chaetodon trifascialis isolate fChaTrf1 chromosome 22, fChaTrf1.hap1, whole genome shotgun sequence includes:
- the cntn1b gene encoding contactin 1b: MASTTLLFLALSSSVSLTVAVLFGEPRIYGEDATGYGPIFEEEPVDVVYTEDSPDGRISMNCRARANPPATYRWRRDNWEIKLMEQPDEHYSLVGGNLVITNPRQKKHAGTYVCVARNIYGTVISKEARVKFGFVDEFPQEERDPVSVKEGQGVVLLCAPPKAWPQEVTYRWIYNEFPVFLHTDNRRFVSQKTGNLYISKVEAQDAGNYSCFVSSPIIGKSVFSKFIPLIPLPPDEGERKYPADIRVKFPDTTAMLASNITLECFALGNPIPHIVWRKVDATDLPPNHEISESGAVLHLYNVQYEDVGAYECEAINTKGKDWHKAWLYVESAPEWAETINNTQIDIGSEHTMRCVASGKPFPFIRWYKDGYMYGKGELKFSSLTFDDSGMYQCVAENYWGIKYANAELRVIACAPTFEFNPVKKQLLGAKDGRVMIECKPRAAPRPRYTWTKDKEVLFNNSRISILFDGSLEILNATRSDEGLYTCFAENDRGKSNSSGYLTITDATSITEAPEDTEVKVGDEVILSCAASYDPMLDIAFIWAIDFRVIDFDAEWQHYERVVSDDGHGDLRIKNVQIWHEGRYTCTTQTVVDSDSAYADLKVVGVPGPPGVIRVEEIGDTWVKLLWSKGADHNSPILSYTIQTRHYWALHEDDWRDASSSPAFLDGSLERAEVTDLYPWMEYQFRIIATNEHGSGEASIPSLKIKTWDASPVVAPTDVAGFGGRNGEIIITWTPVQPWYFYGKKFGYIVAFKPHDAYDWWYETISDPETRRYVHRDSYFIPTDEDFQVREFQVKIKSFNVKGDGPYSLTKVIYYPRDVPTESPTDVYARPVSSTEALVWWLPVVDTGTGLQQYIEGYQVKYWRKYDDPEPGANRIFVPATVNQTRLENMLPDSHYLIEVRAFNGAGFGPPGEHCEMFTRRPPPPDPPRMWRYISWTGKWLYVWWDHIPYDWFGNISFPLYYKVMFRKTGYIYGKVYITGWHFMDFPMPQVGDYELMVRGRYEGGDGPIRKIRIKGKASMITPTLSLVSLVLLALCLVGLEI, encoded by the exons ATGGCTTCCACTACTTTACTGTTTCTGGCCCTCTCTTCCTCCGTCTCCCTCACAG TGGCTGTCCTGTTTGGCGAGCCCAGAATTTACGGGG AGGATGCCACTGGATATGGCCCCATCTTTGAGGAGGAGCCTGTGGATGTGGTCTACACTGAGGACTCACCCGATGGGAGAATCTCCATGAACTGCAGGGCACGAGCGAACCCACCAGCTACATACAG GTGGCGCCGTGATAACTGGGAAATCAAGCTGATGGAGCAGCCGGATGAGCACTACAGCCTTGTGGGGGGTAACCTAGTGATCACCAACCCCAGACAGAAGAAACACGCTGGGACGTATGTCTGCGTGGCCAGGAACATCTACGGCACCGTCATCAGCAAGGAGGCCAGGGTCAAGTTTGGAT TTGTGGATGAGTTTCCCCAGGAGGAGAGAGACCCAGTGTCTGTCAAAGAAGGACAGGGAGTAGTTCTGCTGTGTGCGCCCCCAAAAGCCTGGCCAC AGGAGGTGACCTACCGCTGGATCTACAACGAGTTCCCCGTTTTCCTGCACACGGATAACCGCAGGTTTGTCTCCCAGAAGACGGGGAACCTGTACATCTCCAAAGTGGAAGCTCAGGATGCAGGGAACTACTCCTGCTTTGTTTCCAGCCCCATCATTGGAAAGAGTGTCTTCTCCAAGTTCATCCCCCTCATCCCTTTACCCCCTGACGAGG GTGAGAGAAAGTACCCAGCAGACATCAGGGTGAAGTTCCCAGACACTACTGCCATGCTGGCCTCTAATATTACACTGGAGTGCTTTGCTCTGGGAAA ccCCATCCCTCATATTGTTTGGAGGAAGGTGGACGCCACAGACCTCCCACCAAATCATGAGATCAGTGAATCTGGAGCTGTGCTTCATCTGTACAATGTGCAGTACGAGGATGTGGGAGCATACGAGTGTGAAGCCATCAACACCAAAGGAAAGGACTGGCACAAGGCCTGGCTGTATGTGGAGT CTGCTCCGGAGTGGGCGGAAACCATCAACAACACTCAGATCGACATTGGCTCAGAGCACACCATGCGCTGCGTTGCGTCAGGGAAGCCCTTTCCTTTCATCCGCTGGTACAAAGATGGATATATG taCGGGAAGGGGGAGTTGAAGTTTTCCAGTCTCACTTTTGATGACTCAGGAATGTACCAGTGTGTTGCTGAGAACTATTGGGGCATCAAATACGCCAACGCCGAGCTGCGAGTCATTG CCTGTGCTCCTACATTTGAGTTTAATCCTGTGAAGAAGCAGCTTCTTGGAGCTAAAGATGGCCGTGTGATGATCGAGTGTAAACCCCGAGCTGCTCCTAGACCGAGGTACACCTGGACAAAGGACAAAGAGGTCCTCTTCAACAATTCCCG CATTTCCATCCTGTTTGATGGGAGTCTGGAGATCCTCAATGCCACCAGGAGTGATGAGGGCCTCTACACCTGTTTTGCAGAGAACGACAGAGGAAAATCCAACAGCTCTGGCTATCTCACCATCACAG ATGCTACCAGTATCACGGAAGCACCTGAAGACACTGAAGTAAAGGTTGGTGATGAGGTGATTCTGAGTTGCGCTGCCTCATACGACCCCATGCTGGATATCGCATTCATCTGGGCCATCGACTTCAGGGTCATCGACTTTGACGCTGAGTGGCAACACTACGAACGCGTTGTG AGTGACGATGGCCACGGTGACCTGAGAATAAAGAACGTCCAGATTTGGCACGAAGGTCGCTACACCTGCACGACTCAGACAGTGGTGGACAGCGACTCGGCATACGCTGATCTCAAGGTTGTAG GAGTTCCTGGGCCTCCTGGTGTGATCCGGGTGGAAGAAATCGGGGACACGTGGGTGAAGCTGTTGTGGAGCAAAGGAGCGGATCATAACAGCCCCATTCTCTCCTACACCATTCAGACCAGACATTACTGGGCTCTGCATGAAGACGACTGGAGGGATGCCAGCTCCT CTCCGGCATTTCTTGACGGCAGTCTGGAGAGGGCAGAAGTGACAGACTTGTACCCTTGGATGGAGTATCAGTTCAGGATCATCGCCACCAATGAGCATGGCTCTGGAGAGGCCAGCATCCCCTCCCTCAAGATCAAAACCTGGGATGCTT CACCAGTGGTTGCTCCCACTGATGTGGCAGGTTTTGGGGGTAGAAATGGAGAAATTATCATCACATGGACA CCTGTGCAGCCGTGGTACTTCTATGGTAAAAAGTTTGGCTACATTGTGGCATTCAAGCCTCACGATGCATACGACTGGTGGTACGAGACCATTTCAGACCCAGAAACGAGGCGTTACGTTCACAGGGACTCCTACTTCATTCCCACTGATGAAGATTTCCAGGTCAGAGAGTTTCAGGTGAAGATCAAGTCGTTTAATGTGAAAGGAGACGGACCATACAGCCTCACCAAGGTCATCTACTATCCAAGAGATG TGCCTACAGAGTCTCCGACAGACGTCTATGCCAGGCCGGTGTCCTCCACTGAAGCTCTGGTCTGGTGGTTACCAGTGGTCGACACTGGAACAGGCCTGCAGCAGTACATTGAGGGATACCAG GTCAAGTACTGGAGAAAATATGATGATCCTGAGCCGGGAGCAAACCGTATATTCGTTCCAGCCACAGTTAATCAGACCAGGTTGGAGAACATGTTGCCAGACTCTCACTACCTCATTGAGGTCCGTGCTTTCAACGGAGCCGGCTTCGGACCCCCTGGTGAACACTGTGAGATGTTCACAAGGAGACCAC CACCACCAGACCCTCCCAGGATGTGGCGCTATATTTCCTGGACAGGAAAGTGGTTGTATGTGTGGTGGGATCATATCCCATATGACTGGTTTGGCAATATTTCCTTCCCGCTGTACTACAAG GTCATGTTCAGAAAGACAGGCTACATCTACGGGAAAGTCTACATCACTGGCTGGCACTTCATGGACTTCCCCATGCCTCAGGTTGGAGACTATGAGCTGATGGTACGCGGCCGTTACGAAGGAGGAGATGGCCCAATCAGGAAGATTAGGATTAAGG gtaaagCATCGATGATCACACCCACTCTCAGCCTGGTGTCCTTGGTGCTGCTGGCGCTGTGCCTTGTGGGATTGGAAATTTAA